In one window of Microplitis demolitor isolate Queensland-Clemson2020A chromosome 4, iyMicDemo2.1a, whole genome shotgun sequence DNA:
- the LOC103568293 gene encoding NADH dehydrogenase [ubiquinone] flavoprotein 2, mitochondrial yields the protein MFVTLGKICNATALRNIRQIQTSAFRASDHLFVHRDSEQDNPSIPFEFNDANKKRVEAILGIYPEGHKRGAMIPLLDLAQRQHGWLPISAMHKVAEILNVSNMRVYEVATFYTMFNRRPMGKYHVQICTCTPCWLRDSDSIVEAVEAATNCKLGGTSADKLFTLSEVECLGACANAPMLQVNDDYYEDLTAETTKEIINKLKAGERPPPGPQKSQRFAADPAGGLTSLTAPPPGPGDFVRSDL from the exons ATTAGACAGATTCAAACCTCAGCTTTTCGTGCATCCGATCATCTTTTTGTC catCGTGATTCAGAGCAAGATAATCCCAGCATcccatttgaatttaatgatgCTAATAAAAAACGAGTGGAAGCAATTCTTGGAATTTATCCAGAAGGTCACAAACGCGGCGCAATGATTCCTCTGCTAGATCTAGCTCAGCGTCAACATGGATGGTTACCAATATCTGCTATGCACAAAGTTGCTGAGATTTTAAATGTATCAAACATGAGAGTCTATGAAGTTGCAACATTCTACACGATGTTCAATCGTCGACCAATGGGAAAATATCACGTACAAATTTGTACATGTACTCCATGCTGGCTACGTGATTCCGATTCAATCGTTGAAGCTGTAGAAGCAGCAACTAACTGTAAACTCGGTGGTACATCtgctgataaattatttactctttcGGAAGTTGAATGTCTTGGAGCTTGTGCTAATGCTCCAATGCTACAAGTTAATGATGACTACTAt gaggATTTAACAGCAGAAacaacaaaagaaataataaataaattaaaagctgGTGAACGACCACCGCCAGGTCCACAAAAATCTCAACGATTTGCAGCAGATCCAGCTGGTGGGCTTACGTCATTAACAGCACCACCACCTGGACCTGGTGATTTTGTACGAAGtgatttgtaa